One Hyphomicrobiales bacterium genomic window carries:
- a CDS encoding PleD family two-component system response regulator, whose protein sequence is MTARVLVVDDLVANVKLLEARLSAEYFEVVTAMSGPEALEICAREAIDVVLLDVMMPGMDGFEVCRRLKSAPRTCHLPVVMVTALDQTSDKVRGLEAGADDFLSKPVDEIALITRVRNLARVKMLNDEMMMRAATRQRLGLDAETGPDLEAAGQSGRVLLVDDREGAEERLRTQLDRGHTLACECDPAAALARLLNEPFDLLIVSLGLRDADGLRLCSQVRSVDVIRHLPIIVLTEKGDEARLMRGLDMGINDYLLRPLDTAEMNARVRSQLRRKCFSDFLRSRLEERVEQAVIDPLTGLHNRRYMDTHIKSQLNDAVKRGKPFSVMLTDIDYFKSVNDTFGHDVGDTVLKEFAARLRRNTRGIDLAARIGGEEFVVLMPDTDVDRASQVAERLRNRIEVEPFRISHAGDEIWVTASVGVACLQNATDTADGLLKRADLALYDAKRRGRNIVAVKAA, encoded by the coding sequence ATGACCGCTCGTGTTCTCGTCGTCGATGATCTGGTGGCCAACGTCAAGCTGCTCGAGGCACGGCTCTCGGCGGAATACTTCGAGGTCGTGACCGCCATGAGCGGGCCGGAGGCGCTCGAAATCTGCGCGCGTGAGGCAATCGACGTCGTCCTGCTGGACGTGATGATGCCGGGCATGGATGGCTTCGAGGTTTGCCGGCGGCTGAAGTCGGCGCCAAGGACCTGCCACCTGCCGGTCGTCATGGTGACGGCGCTCGATCAGACCAGCGACAAGGTGCGCGGTCTCGAGGCGGGGGCCGACGACTTCCTGAGCAAGCCGGTGGACGAGATCGCGCTCATCACCCGGGTGCGCAATCTCGCGCGCGTCAAAATGCTCAACGACGAGATGATGATGCGCGCGGCGACGCGCCAGCGGCTCGGGCTCGACGCCGAGACCGGGCCAGATCTGGAGGCCGCCGGGCAGAGCGGGCGCGTGCTGCTCGTCGACGATCGCGAGGGCGCGGAGGAGCGGCTGCGGACACAGCTCGATCGGGGCCATACCCTCGCCTGCGAGTGCGATCCGGCGGCGGCTCTCGCACGGCTGCTCAACGAGCCGTTCGATCTCCTCATCGTCAGCCTCGGCCTGCGCGACGCCGATGGCCTTCGGCTCTGTTCGCAGGTGCGCTCCGTCGACGTCATCCGACACCTGCCGATCATCGTGCTCACCGAAAAGGGCGACGAGGCACGGTTGATGCGCGGCCTCGACATGGGCATCAACGACTATCTCTTGCGCCCGCTCGATACGGCCGAGATGAACGCGCGCGTCCGCTCGCAGCTGCGGCGCAAGTGCTTTTCGGATTTCCTGCGCAGCCGCCTCGAGGAACGCGTCGAGCAGGCCGTCATCGATCCGCTGACCGGTCTGCACAACCGGCGCTACATGGACACCCACATCAAGAGCCAGCTGAATGACGCTGTAAAGCGCGGCAAGCCGTTCTCCGTAATGCTCACCGACATAGACTACTTCAAGTCGGTCAACGATACGTTCGGGCACGACGTCGGCGATACCGTGCTGAAGGAGTTCGCGGCACGCCTGCGGCGCAACACGCGGGGCATCGATCTCGCCGCCCGGATCGGGGGCGAGGAGTTCGTCGTGCTGATGCCGGACACCGACGTCGATCGGGCCAGCCAGGTGGCGGAGCGGCTGCGCAATCGGATCGAGGTCGAGCCGTTCCGCATATCGCATGCCGGCGATGAGATCTGGGTGACGGCGAGCGTCGGTGTGGCCTGCCTCCAGAACGCCACCGATACGGCCGATGGCTTGCTGAAACGGGCCGATCTGGCGCTCTACGATGCCAAGCGGCGCGGGAGAAACATCGTTGCCGTCAAGGCGGCCTGA
- a CDS encoding response regulator: MREPGGTPQGPSTTTKVVMIVEDNELNMKLFNDLLEAHGYVTLTTRDGLKALDIARAHRPDLILMDIQLPEVSGLEVTKWLKDDDDLASIPVVAVTAFAMKGDEERIRQGGCEAYISKPISVPLFLETVRQYAGAA, from the coding sequence ATGCGGGAGCCGGGGGGCACTCCGCAAGGGCCGTCGACGACGACGAAGGTCGTGATGATCGTCGAGGACAACGAGCTCAACATGAAGCTCTTCAATGACCTCCTGGAAGCGCACGGTTACGTCACGCTGACGACCCGCGACGGTCTCAAGGCCCTCGATATCGCGCGCGCGCACCGTCCCGATCTCATCCTGATGGACATCCAGCTCCCCGAGGTCTCGGGGCTCGAGGTCACCAAGTGGCTCAAGGATGACGACGATCTCGCGAGCATCCCGGTGGTGGCCGTCACGGCGTTCGCCATGAAGGGCGACGAGGAGCGCATCCGGCAAGGCGGCTGTGAGGCCTACATCTCGAAGCCCATCTCCGTTCCATTGTTCCTCGAGACCGTGCGCCAATACGCGGGAGCCGCATAA
- a CDS encoding DUF3572 family protein produces MNRDDAELLALAAIAFLAGDDRHLAGFLSATGLAPGELRQAASEPGFKAGVLEYLLTDESLLLAFAGSHQFAPERVAIAWRLLTDDPARAAESFGQ; encoded by the coding sequence ATGAACCGTGACGATGCCGAACTCCTCGCGCTCGCGGCCATCGCCTTCCTGGCGGGCGACGATCGCCACCTAGCGGGCTTCCTCTCGGCAACCGGCCTCGCGCCGGGCGAATTGCGCCAGGCCGCAAGCGAGCCGGGCTTCAAGGCGGGCGTACTCGAGTACCTGCTCACCGACGAGAGCCTGCTGCTCGCCTTCGCCGGATCCCACCAGTTCGCACCCGAGCGTGTTGCGATCGCCTGGCGCCTCCTGACCGACGATCCGGCGCGTGCCGCGGAAAGCTTCGGGCAATGA
- a CDS encoding ROK family protein: MRRDVRYGIDLGGTKIAGVALAPDDTEIARHRVPTPRDDYEATLAAIAAMLAHLEAGADGALGSVGLGIPGSLAPTDGRVQNANSTWLNGRHLQRDLEERLSRPVAIANDADCFALSEAHDGAAKGAGSAFGVIIGTGCGGGIVIGGRLLSGPRGSAGEWGHTPLPWVLEDEFPGPACWCGQRGCMETWVSGPGLAADHYRATGEHCEARAIAQAARGGNRLAIAALDRHTFRLARGLAMIVNILDPEVIVLGGGLSEMAHLYEELPRRMAPFVFARETRVRVVPARWGAASGVRGAARLPPLGGSR; this comes from the coding sequence ATGAGGCGCGACGTGCGCTACGGCATCGATCTTGGCGGCACGAAGATCGCGGGCGTTGCCCTCGCCCCGGACGACACCGAGATCGCCCGCCATCGGGTTCCGACGCCACGCGACGATTACGAAGCGACCCTCGCGGCCATCGCCGCAATGCTCGCCCACCTCGAAGCGGGTGCCGACGGTGCCCTTGGAAGCGTCGGCCTCGGTATTCCGGGCTCCCTCGCCCCAACCGACGGGCGCGTCCAGAACGCCAACTCGACCTGGCTCAACGGTCGTCATCTCCAGCGCGACCTCGAAGAACGCCTCTCGCGCCCCGTCGCCATCGCCAACGACGCCGACTGCTTCGCCCTTTCCGAGGCCCACGACGGCGCCGCCAAGGGCGCCGGCTCGGCGTTCGGCGTCATCATCGGCACCGGTTGCGGGGGCGGCATCGTGATTGGCGGTCGACTGCTGTCCGGACCGCGCGGCTCGGCTGGTGAATGGGGCCACACGCCCTTGCCGTGGGTCCTCGAGGATGAATTTCCGGGCCCCGCCTGCTGGTGCGGGCAGCGCGGCTGCATGGAAACCTGGGTGTCCGGGCCGGGACTTGCCGCCGACCATTACCGGGCGACGGGCGAACATTGCGAGGCCCGCGCCATCGCGCAGGCCGCCCGGGGCGGCAACCGGCTGGCGATTGCCGCCCTCGACCGTCACACCTTTCGGCTCGCGCGCGGTCTGGCGATGATCGTCAACATCCTCGACCCGGAGGTCATCGTGCTTGGCGGCGGCCTGTCCGAAATGGCGCACCTCTATGAGGAACTGCCGCGTCGGATGGCGCCTTTCGTCTTCGCGCGCGAGACGCGGGTTCGAGTCGTGCCGGCCCGCTGGGGCGCCGCGAGCGGCGTGCGCGGCGCGGCGCGGCTGCCGCCGCTGGGCGGGAGCCGCTGA
- a CDS encoding DUF1849 family protein: MVFAHLLHIASGRVTGSQGSARGVEVFASFRPARDPMDRIAEDDAYMSWGLQRMRGRTRETVVAGLVLGLLAGGGARAAMPGTAAGEILRPHRAIYELRLAESASGSGVTALRGRLVFSLQGSACAGYEQAMRLVTQMTDREGNNLVSDLRTSSSEDAGGQTYRFQSDTFRDDSLAETTAGEAHREGEEAIVVELSEPAARRERFEGRILFPIQHSLAMLAAARRGDELLDVRLYDGSDNGAKVYQATTVIGHDSGARDRSPAPGSGDGDDDRSRIAGLEKLPSWPMLVSYFEPLSLPGEVVPAYEMGFRMFENGVVRDLRIDYGDFALDGELSKLEYLELTACE; encoded by the coding sequence ATGGTCTTTGCGCACTTGTTGCACATCGCCAGCGGACGTGTCACCGGATCGCAAGGCTCTGCGCGCGGCGTCGAGGTGTTCGCCTCATTCAGGCCCGCGCGCGATCCTATGGATCGGATAGCTGAGGATGACGCCTATATGTCATGGGGCTTGCAACGCATGCGAGGGCGAACGAGGGAGACAGTCGTCGCCGGGCTCGTCCTCGGCCTGCTGGCCGGCGGGGGAGCCCGCGCCGCGATGCCTGGTACCGCAGCGGGTGAAATCCTTCGCCCGCATCGCGCGATCTACGAGCTTCGGCTGGCCGAATCGGCGAGCGGCTCAGGTGTGACGGCGTTGCGCGGTCGGCTCGTCTTTTCGCTGCAAGGAAGCGCGTGCGCGGGCTACGAGCAGGCCATGCGGCTCGTGACGCAGATGACGGACAGGGAGGGCAACAACCTCGTCTCGGACCTGCGAACATCAAGCTCCGAGGATGCCGGCGGCCAGACCTACCGCTTCCAGAGCGACACGTTCCGCGACGATTCCCTCGCCGAGACGACGGCTGGCGAAGCCCATCGCGAGGGCGAGGAGGCCATCGTGGTCGAACTCAGCGAACCGGCGGCCCGCCGGGAGCGGTTCGAGGGGCGTATCCTCTTTCCGATCCAGCATTCGCTGGCCATGCTGGCCGCCGCGCGCCGGGGAGACGAACTGCTCGACGTGCGGCTCTACGACGGCTCCGACAACGGCGCCAAAGTCTATCAGGCGACAACCGTGATCGGGCACGACAGCGGTGCCAGGGATCGGTCTCCGGCACCTGGCAGCGGCGATGGCGACGATGACCGGTCGCGCATCGCGGGGCTGGAAAAGCTCCCGTCCTGGCCGATGCTGGTCAGCTATTTCGAGCCGCTCAGTCTGCCCGGCGAGGTCGTGCCGGCCTACGAGATGGGATTTCGCATGTTCGAGAACGGCGTGGTTCGCGACCTCAGGATCGACTATGGGGATTTCGCGCTCGACGGCGAATTGAGCAAGCTCGAGTATCTCGAACTGACGGCCTGCGAGTGA
- a CDS encoding RidA family protein, with the protein MTDTIAQRLAAKGIELPVGPRPVANYVPAILSGNLLFVSGQVPFVDGKIAVAGQLGAGVTVAEGQRAAEICAINILAQAKAALGDLERIEQALRLTGFVASVPDFTDQPAVVNGASNLLAEILGERGRHTRSAVGVVSLPLGAAVEIDAIFAVKAS; encoded by the coding sequence ATGACCGACACCATCGCCCAACGGCTCGCGGCCAAAGGCATCGAGCTTCCAGTGGGCCCCCGCCCCGTCGCCAACTACGTTCCGGCGATCCTCTCCGGCAACCTCCTCTTCGTTTCCGGTCAGGTGCCTTTCGTCGATGGCAAGATCGCCGTTGCCGGACAGCTCGGCGCCGGCGTCACGGTCGCCGAAGGCCAGCGCGCCGCCGAGATCTGCGCCATCAACATCCTCGCCCAGGCCAAGGCCGCTCTCGGCGATCTCGAGCGTATCGAGCAGGCGCTGCGCCTGACGGGCTTCGTTGCTTCGGTGCCGGACTTCACCGATCAGCCGGCCGTCGTCAACGGCGCCTCGAACCTGCTCGCCGAAATCCTCGGCGAGCGCGGCCGCCACACCCGCTCGGCCGTCGGCGTCGTTTCCCTGCCGCTCGGCGCCGCCGTCGAGATCGATGCCATCTTCGCGGTGAAAGCGTCGTGA
- a CDS encoding glycerophosphodiester phosphodiesterase, which translates to MDWDLGPVAHRGLHDCAAGCIENTAGAVSAAIAAGLAVEVDLQVSADGVAMVFHDDTLDRLTGERGPVRARSAGELARIRHTVGGEPIISFTDLLDLVDGRVALFVETKSHFDGDRALEKALVGPLEAYDGPLALMSFDPDAMAWCREHIPHVPRGLVSGSYPNRAWLPEAGGLADRIRLRRLDDLERIAAAFVNYEIAALASAPPQRARREMGLPLLTWTVRTPAERSRAARLADAMVFEGFMPDPRGL; encoded by the coding sequence ATCGACTGGGACCTCGGACCCGTCGCGCACCGGGGCCTCCACGATTGCGCGGCCGGTTGCATCGAGAACACGGCCGGTGCCGTGTCCGCGGCCATCGCCGCGGGTCTCGCCGTCGAAGTCGATCTCCAGGTCTCCGCCGATGGCGTCGCGATGGTTTTTCACGATGACACCCTCGACCGGCTGACGGGAGAGCGCGGCCCCGTGCGTGCGCGCTCGGCCGGAGAACTCGCACGGATCCGCCATACGGTCGGCGGCGAGCCGATAATCTCGTTCACCGACCTCCTCGACCTCGTCGACGGCCGCGTTGCGCTGTTCGTCGAGACCAAGAGCCATTTCGACGGCGACCGCGCCCTCGAGAAGGCACTCGTCGGCCCGCTCGAGGCCTATGACGGGCCGTTGGCCCTCATGTCCTTCGATCCGGACGCCATGGCCTGGTGCCGCGAGCACATTCCTCACGTCCCGCGCGGCCTCGTTTCTGGCAGCTACCCGAACCGGGCCTGGCTTCCGGAGGCGGGCGGGCTGGCCGATCGCATCCGTCTGCGCCGGCTCGATGATCTGGAGCGCATTGCTGCCGCGTTCGTGAACTACGAGATCGCCGCGTTGGCGAGCGCGCCGCCGCAGCGTGCGCGACGCGAAATGGGCCTGCCGCTGCTCACCTGGACCGTGCGTACGCCGGCAGAGCGCTCACGCGCCGCCCGCCTCGCCGACGCCATGGTCTTCGAGGGCTTCATGCCCGATCCGCGCGGCCTTTGA
- a CDS encoding GNAT family N-acetyltransferase, which produces MIERGQPVARILPAISAIAAGAWDACANPAGRPLDPFLSHAFLLALEESRSVAPRTGWQPRHIVIEDASGSLRAAMPCYLKSHSRGEYIFDHGWAEAYERAGGRYYPKLLSGVPFTPVTGRRFLSPSATDDPGARTMLLSAAIQLCEQHGISSFHANFLTRQEWEGCGALGLLQRTDQQFHWHNAGYSSFDDFLATLASRKRKALRKEREAVRAAGLTITWHTGGGITEDHWDAFFTFYQDTGSRKWGSPYLNREFFSLIGTSMADRLLLVLARRAGRPIAGALNLIGGDTLYGRYWGCTEHHPFLHFELCYYQAIDFAIAHRLAVVEAGAQGEHKLARGYLPTTTYSAHWIADPGFRRAVADYLERERAYVAEMGEALASQAPYRRGPAEGESGDQDDPDA; this is translated from the coding sequence GTGATCGAACGAGGCCAGCCCGTCGCTCGCATCCTGCCGGCGATCTCCGCCATCGCGGCCGGGGCCTGGGACGCCTGCGCCAATCCGGCCGGCCGGCCGCTCGACCCGTTCCTCTCGCACGCCTTCCTCCTCGCCCTCGAGGAAAGCCGTTCGGTCGCCCCGCGCACGGGCTGGCAGCCTCGCCACATCGTCATCGAGGATGCCTCGGGCAGCCTCCGCGCCGCGATGCCCTGCTACCTCAAGAGCCACAGCCGGGGGGAGTACATCTTCGACCACGGCTGGGCGGAGGCCTACGAGCGGGCCGGCGGGCGCTACTATCCCAAGCTGCTCTCGGGCGTCCCCTTCACCCCCGTCACCGGCCGCCGGTTTCTTTCCCCCTCGGCGACCGACGATCCGGGCGCCCGCACCATGCTGCTCTCGGCCGCCATCCAGCTCTGCGAACAGCACGGGATTTCCTCCTTCCACGCCAATTTCCTGACGCGGCAGGAGTGGGAGGGTTGCGGCGCGCTCGGCCTCCTCCAGCGAACCGACCAGCAGTTCCACTGGCACAACGCCGGTTATTCTTCCTTCGACGACTTTCTCGCCACGCTTGCCTCCCGCAAGCGCAAGGCGCTGAGGAAGGAGCGCGAAGCGGTGCGCGCGGCCGGCCTCACCATCACCTGGCACACTGGCGGAGGTATCACCGAAGACCACTGGGACGCCTTCTTCACCTTCTATCAGGACACCGGTTCGCGCAAGTGGGGCTCGCCCTATCTCAACCGGGAGTTCTTTTCCCTCATCGGCACCTCCATGGCCGACCGCCTCCTCCTCGTGCTGGCGCGCCGTGCAGGGCGCCCGATCGCCGGCGCCCTCAACCTCATTGGCGGCGACACGCTCTACGGCCGCTACTGGGGCTGCACCGAGCACCACCCCTTCCTGCACTTCGAACTCTGCTACTATCAGGCCATCGACTTCGCCATCGCCCACCGGCTCGCCGTCGTCGAGGCCGGCGCCCAGGGCGAGCACAAGCTCGCGCGCGGCTATCTGCCGACCACGACATACAGCGCGCACTGGATCGCCGATCCCGGTTTTCGCCGCGCCGTTGCCGACTATCTCGAGCGCGAGCGGGCCTATGTCGCCGAGATGGGCGAGGCGCTCGCCAGCCAGGCGCCTTACCGGCGTGGCCCCGCCGAAGGCGAGAGCGGCGACCAGGACGATCCGGACGCTTGA
- a CDS encoding HIT domain-containing protein: protein MTAYDDANIFARILRGELPCHKVFEDADTLAFMDIMPRADGHTLVIPKTPARNVLDASPAQLAAVMRSVQTVGRAAMRAFAAEGLTIQQFNEEAGGQIVFHLHVHILPRHTGVSLRPPGTMADQDVLKAHAEKLRAALASMA from the coding sequence ATGACCGCCTACGACGACGCCAACATCTTCGCGCGCATCCTCAGGGGTGAGCTGCCTTGCCACAAGGTGTTCGAGGACGCCGACACGCTCGCCTTCATGGACATCATGCCGCGCGCCGACGGCCACACCCTCGTCATTCCCAAGACTCCGGCCCGCAACGTGCTGGACGCCAGCCCCGCCCAGCTCGCCGCCGTCATGCGCTCGGTTCAGACCGTCGGGCGGGCCGCCATGCGCGCTTTTGCGGCAGAAGGCCTCACCATCCAGCAGTTCAACGAGGAGGCGGGTGGCCAGATCGTCTTTCACCTCCACGTTCACATCCTGCCGCGCCACACAGGTGTCTCGCTCCGCCCGCCGGGAACGATGGCCGACCAGGACGTGCTGAAGGCGCACGCGGAAAAGCTCCGCGCCGCCCTCGCGAGCATGGCGTGA
- a CDS encoding AzlD domain-containing protein, with translation MSGEAILPAGAAGYAVILIAGVLMTEPWRWAGALLARDIDVDSEIFRWVKAVSTALVAGLVARMVVFPSGALAEVALASRVGAFLVSVGVFLGLAGRLAYGVRIIVSVLAGLACLALAIVLGA, from the coding sequence GTGAGCGGCGAGGCGATTCTTCCGGCGGGGGCCGCAGGCTATGCAGTCATCCTCATTGCCGGTGTTCTGATGACCGAGCCCTGGCGCTGGGCCGGGGCGCTGCTCGCGCGCGATATCGACGTCGACAGCGAGATCTTCCGCTGGGTGAAGGCGGTTTCGACGGCGCTCGTTGCGGGACTCGTGGCACGCATGGTGGTGTTTCCTTCCGGTGCGCTGGCCGAGGTCGCGCTCGCGAGCCGGGTCGGGGCATTCCTCGTCAGCGTCGGGGTTTTTCTCGGGCTGGCAGGCCGGCTCGCCTACGGTGTACGCATCATCGTCAGCGTCCTCGCTGGCCTCGCGTGCCTCGCACTCGCCATCGTGCTCGGCGCCTGA
- a CDS encoding branched-chain amino acid ABC transporter permease encodes MSGVRWRFTGDGRDRQVDGARRIVDGDKGAERGLPAWTLAASRRRAFARGAFEALSTPGLIILFFAMLGFGALTHDLGISAGQALFMTAAIFQLPGQVALVDQLAHDAALGAAAFAVMLTAVRMLPMTVVLMPYLRGSGLPRIVEVLGVHFVAITAWIESLRRLPELPVRLRLPYFLGFGGTLCLSTMLATLVGHQMAGVVPPVVTAAMLFLTPVYFIVSLLATARDLGDAAPLVIGLLLGPLFYLLAPGFDLMLTGLIGGTGAYLIGRAARRRRHVTEPGA; translated from the coding sequence ATGTCGGGTGTACGGTGGCGGTTCACGGGTGATGGGCGAGACCGCCAGGTCGATGGAGCACGGCGGATCGTGGACGGCGACAAGGGGGCAGAACGGGGGCTGCCCGCATGGACGCTCGCGGCGTCACGCCGGCGGGCCTTCGCCCGTGGCGCATTCGAGGCGCTTTCGACGCCAGGGCTCATCATCCTCTTTTTCGCCATGCTCGGCTTTGGAGCGCTGACCCACGACCTCGGCATCAGCGCAGGGCAAGCGCTGTTCATGACAGCGGCGATTTTCCAGTTGCCCGGTCAGGTGGCGCTCGTCGACCAGCTCGCCCACGATGCCGCACTCGGGGCGGCCGCGTTCGCCGTGATGCTGACGGCGGTGCGGATGCTGCCGATGACGGTGGTGTTGATGCCGTACTTGCGCGGCTCCGGCCTGCCGCGGATCGTGGAGGTCCTGGGCGTGCATTTCGTCGCCATCACCGCCTGGATCGAGTCGCTGCGCCGTCTGCCGGAACTGCCCGTGCGGCTGCGACTGCCCTACTTCCTTGGCTTCGGCGGCACCCTCTGTCTCTCGACGATGCTGGCCACGCTGGTCGGCCATCAGATGGCGGGTGTCGTGCCGCCGGTGGTGACGGCGGCCATGCTGTTCCTCACTCCGGTCTATTTCATCGTTTCGCTCCTCGCGACGGCCAGGGACCTCGGCGACGCGGCGCCGCTCGTCATCGGACTCCTGCTCGGGCCGTTGTTCTACCTCCTGGCGCCTGGCTTCGATCTCATGCTGACTGGCCTCATCGGTGGGACAGGGGCCTATCTCATCGGCCGGGCGGCGCGGCGGCGCAGGCATGTCACGGAGCCAGGCGCGTGA
- the clpA gene encoding ATP-dependent Clp protease ATP-binding subunit ClpA, with product MTAFSQSLEKALHRALSYAKERDHEYATLEHLLLSLIDDQDASAVMRACSVNLDELRERLVDHLDNELDNLITDPGSEPAPTAGFQRVIHRAVIHVQSSGRDEVTGANVLVAIFAERESDAAYFLQEQEMTRFDAVQYISHGISKRPGMTDARPARGVDEESATVEGQDERRQGADALDNYCVNLNRKAREGKIDPLIGRDAEVRRTIQVLCRRQKNNPLFVGDPGVGKTAIAEGLALRIVRGDVPAVLSKSVIFALDMGALLAGTRYRGDFEERLKAVMKEIENYEGAILFIDEIHTVIGAGATSGGAMDASNLLKPALQSGTLRCIGSTTYKEYRQHFEKDRALVRRFQKIDVNEPSIDDTIEILMGLKPYFEEFHDLKYTKEAIKSAVELSAKYINDRKLPDKAIDVIDETGASQMLVPEGRRKRTIGVKEIEETIATMARIPPKTVSRSDAEVMRKLDRDLKRVVFGQDNAIDALAAAIKLARAGLREPEKPIGCYLFSGPTGVGKTEVAKQLASMLGVELLRFDMSEYMEKHTVSRLIGAPPGYVGFDQGGLLTDGVDQHPHCVLLLDEIEKAHPDLFNILLQVMDHGKLTDHNGKKIDFRNVILIMTTNAGAADMAKPPIGFNRTKREGEDTEAIERLFTPEFRNRLDAVVAFAALPPEVIEKVVEKFVFQLEAQLADRGVTIELSEEASRWLAVRGYDAKFGARPLGRLIQEVIKKPLAEELLFGKLEHGGTVRVIVEGEGAESKIGFVIIEGERAEARPRAIKGEKRKALAAPKTAASLPGPDDAGPVDEAEGDGGEAEPASGRARRSAGRGSSKPGNGPTVPSVPRKKDTE from the coding sequence GTGACGGCGTTTTCACAGAGTCTCGAGAAGGCCCTGCATCGCGCGCTCTCCTATGCCAAGGAGCGCGATCACGAGTACGCGACGCTCGAACACCTCCTGCTCTCGCTCATCGACGACCAGGACGCGTCCGCCGTCATGCGGGCATGCAGCGTCAATCTGGACGAGTTGCGCGAACGGCTCGTCGATCATCTCGACAACGAACTCGACAACCTCATCACCGATCCCGGCAGCGAGCCGGCGCCGACGGCTGGGTTTCAGCGCGTGATCCATCGCGCGGTGATCCATGTGCAGTCGTCCGGGCGCGACGAGGTGACGGGGGCCAACGTGCTGGTCGCGATCTTCGCCGAGCGCGAGAGCGATGCCGCCTACTTCCTGCAAGAGCAGGAAATGACCCGCTTCGATGCCGTGCAGTACATCAGCCACGGAATATCGAAGCGTCCAGGCATGACCGATGCGCGTCCCGCGCGCGGCGTGGATGAGGAATCTGCGACAGTGGAAGGCCAGGATGAACGGCGGCAGGGCGCGGACGCGCTCGACAACTACTGTGTCAACCTCAACCGCAAGGCGCGCGAGGGCAAGATCGATCCGTTGATCGGTCGCGACGCCGAGGTGCGGCGCACCATCCAGGTGCTGTGCCGGCGCCAGAAGAACAACCCGCTCTTCGTCGGCGACCCCGGCGTCGGCAAGACCGCGATCGCGGAGGGGCTGGCGCTCAGGATCGTGCGCGGCGACGTGCCGGCGGTACTCTCCAAGTCGGTGATCTTCGCGCTCGATATGGGCGCCCTGCTCGCCGGCACGCGCTATCGCGGCGATTTCGAGGAGCGGCTCAAAGCCGTGATGAAGGAGATCGAGAACTACGAGGGAGCGATCCTCTTCATCGACGAAATCCACACGGTCATCGGCGCCGGCGCCACCTCGGGCGGGGCGATGGATGCCTCGAACCTCCTGAAGCCGGCGCTGCAGTCGGGCACGCTGCGCTGCATCGGCTCGACCACCTACAAGGAATACCGCCAGCATTTCGAGAAGGACCGCGCGCTCGTGCGCCGGTTCCAGAAGATCGACGTCAACGAGCCGAGCATCGACGACACGATCGAGATCCTCATGGGCCTCAAGCCCTATTTCGAGGAATTCCACGACCTCAAATACACCAAGGAGGCGATCAAGTCGGCGGTCGAGCTTTCGGCGAAGTACATCAACGACCGCAAGCTGCCGGACAAGGCCATCGACGTCATCGACGAGACCGGAGCTTCGCAGATGCTGGTCCCGGAAGGGCGCCGCAAACGCACGATCGGTGTCAAGGAAATCGAGGAAACCATCGCGACGATGGCCCGAATCCCACCCAAGACCGTCTCGCGCTCGGACGCCGAGGTCATGCGCAAGCTCGACCGTGATCTCAAGCGCGTCGTGTTCGGACAGGATAATGCCATCGATGCGCTGGCCGCCGCCATCAAGCTCGCGCGGGCCGGCCTCAGGGAGCCGGAAAAGCCGATCGGCTGCTATCTCTTTTCCGGCCCGACCGGCGTCGGAAAGACCGAGGTCGCCAAGCAGCTCGCCAGCATGCTCGGCGTCGAGCTGCTGCGCTTCGACATGTCGGAATACATGGAAAAGCACACCGTCTCACGGCTCATCGGTGCGCCGCCCGGCTATGTCGGTTTCGACCAGGGTGGACTCCTGACCGACGGCGTCGACCAGCATCCACACTGCGTTCTGCTGCTGGACGAGATCGAGAAGGCCCATCCCGACCTCTTCAACATCCTGCTGCAGGTGATGGACCACGGTAAGCTCACCGATCACAACGGCAAGAAGATCGATTTCCGCAACGTCATCCTCATCATGACGACGAACGCGGGGGCGGCCGACATGGCCAAGCCCCCGATCGGCTTCAACCGCACGAAGCGCGAGGGCGAGGACACCGAGGCGATCGAGCGCCTCTTCACGCCGGAATTCCGCAATCGTCTGGACGCCGTCGTCGCGTTCGCCGCGCTGCCACCCGAGGTCATCGAAAAGGTCGTCGAGAAGTTCGTCTTCCAGCTCGAGGCGCAGCTCGCGGACCGGGGCGTCACCATCGAGCTCAGCGAGGAGGCTTCGCGCTGGCTCGCGGTGCGCGGCTATGATGCCAAGTTCGGCGCCCGCCCGCTCGGTCGCCTGATCCAGGAGGTCATCAAGAAGCCGCTCGCCGAGGAGTTGCTGTTCGGCAAGCTCGAGCACGGCGGTACGGTCAGGGTGATCGTCGAAGGCGAAGGAGCCGAAAGCAAGATCGGATTCGTCATCATCGAGGGGGAGCGGGCGGAAGCGCGGCCGCGCGCCATCAAGGGTGAGAAGCGCAAAGCCCTCGCCGCGCCGAAGACGGCGGCGTCCCTGCCCGGCCCCGACGATGCCGGCCCGGTGGATGAAGCCGAAGGTGACGGGGGCGAGGCGGAGCCGGCATCCGGTCGGGCGCGCCGGTCGGCCGGACGCGGCAGCAGCAAGCCCGGCAACGGCCCGACCGTGCCGAGCGTGCCGCGTAAGAAGGATACCGAATAG